The Oreochromis aureus strain Israel breed Guangdong unplaced genomic scaffold, ZZ_aureus HiC_scaffold_110, whole genome shotgun sequence genome contains the following window.
gacagcagacagtGCAACAAATGTATCATtataaccagagttataaagatacttgaacaacaggtaattattgtatatataaaacccctTTGTAAGCCATGTTCACcaaagtctatttaccaacatacataaagatattacacatattacacacggaaacattggaaatcagttttggcaggcgaacacttttttggcacaacgcTGGCAATAATTCAATTATCCatgtaattagctaagtaattcctaaatgcgtgtagattaaagaaaattattttacctggatatgattgtctctaaggagcctaaggtacaaaacaTGTGGGCGACGACGATAAGGTTATTCTAGCTCCTCGagaattaaaaatgtacaaaaaacggagcgacatttctgggtccattttaaagttttcgtGCTGTGGTGCTAGCGATCGTAAAAACACGCAAGTAAGGGCGGAGTTGAAGGCTAGAAGACTGTCCACAGCTCATCTGTTATGTTGCATACTaattgtttgttcaataaagtttctatggagaaaaaaagggggctgtccacagccgctcacttcctgactacccgtccgTCGAAGGACACTACCTACGTGATGTAGGTAGTGTCCTTcggagcatccttcccctgaattcggacacagcatCTGTCCGTTTCTGTCTCATCTGcgttatgttcagttttgcttcctctgtcTCGTCAAGTCAAATCgtttcctgctgtgttcccCAGCCTTTTCCACTTCTTTATCACCCTCCTTTGTGTATATTTCTGTCTCACCTTGTCATGATCACCATCATCCTTCCTACAcgtgttctgtttgttttgtgtatttcaGTTTAGTAAAATTGTTACACCCATTTGCAACTCCTATTCTCTTTGCAATGGCAGTGCAAGAGTCTCCAGGTGTTGCCTGGGCTTATTGCTAATTGACCACACCTGGTGAGGTGTGGATAAAAGCATGCCTTAGCCCAGGTGTGTCAAACATAAGACCTGCGGGCGGCTAGAATCGGAGTGACAAAGACTCCAATGCAGCTCGCTGAATGGCATTATAGTACATGACAGACGGCATAAATTCTTGGccttttcactgtattttttaTACATTCTTCAGGTTTTCTTGCTGACAAACAACTTCCCACAGCCgttcatactacaccaaagtacttaagaaacagataaacaattaaaagatggttttcttttttcccactGTCTACTATGGaaatttcagttttaaaaaaagaaaatttccaTCAATcaacaaaaactttttaaacacGTGGGGCAATCTGGGCAGTTAGCTATTTAATTTTACATGTTTGTCATACAGAaaaattgcactttttaaagatatctcagggattaaatgtgtagttaaatgtCTTGACACTGACAGAAAGTGGAGCTTCACTTGTCTGggccacttaagatcaaagtgagcTGGTCTTTTATGTATACAGTATATTAGCTTGATATACCTGCCTTAGGCTTACTTTGGAGACATGTTACTTTCTGCCTTGTGCTCTTTGGAATACCAACTGTTTTTAGTTAAATtatgtaatttaaaataaaacccatGCTTCTTGAAACTCTGGTCTCAGTCTCCACATTTATGTTGCGACTTCAGAACATAAATGTTAATaaaggggtggctgtagctcaggaggtacagCTCGTCTTCTgctaactggaaggttggtgaCTTGATCCCTAGCTTCTCTAGTCTGCATGCTGAATATCCTTGGgaaagatactaaccccaaagtGATCTCTGATTTTTCCATTGCAGTATGAATCTATGTGAAAGTTAGATAGAAAAATCTTAAGTGTAGAAAAAGTGGTTGTATTAATCGGTTGTATAAGTGCTTTGAGTCCTCAGGTAGAGCAGAAAAGGGCTatgtaagaaccagtccatttaccattcataATAAGCCTTAACAGGTAGCTCAAGACTTTGCACAGCACTTCAATTTAGCACTTCATCCTTACCTCGACATTTTCATGGgttctttattttaaacaagAAATCATATTCAGATCCTGATACTAATTTCTGTAGTGACATTTTTACTTGACACTTCATGTTATAAACCAACAAATTCATCCAGGTTTATTATTACAGGACAGAGCTGTCAGCTGAAGAATACAATTCATTTGGAGCTGGTGTTGTTTATGTAAGGTGACTTTAATAGTCTATATAGTCACCACAAAAATTACACTGAACTACGTAAAGATGTAGACCAACAGTACAAAATGTTAGACAACTTTAATAAAGAACAATGATCAATAATCATTTCGGACACACATCAGTGGACTGCATTCAGAATGCTGTTGTCAACCTAGGTTTAGGGTTAAAATTCAGAACATGCCCTTCCTGTACTTGTGGATCAGCTCAGACACGTCCTCCTTACACACCTTTATCCAGCCGTCCTCCTGCATGTGGTACACTagacaaaagacaaacagaaaaaaatacaggtGAACACATACAGTGGCTACAGAAAGTATTCAGACCCCCTTAAATTTTTCACTCTGTTATATTGTAGCCATGTGCTAAAatcatttaagttcatttttttcccctcaatgtACATACAGCACCCCGTAttgacagagaaacacagaattGTTGGCATTTTTGCagatttattaaaaaagaaaaactgaaatatcaCATTGTCCTAAGTATTCAGACCCTTTGCTGTAACACTCATATATTTGACTCAGGTGCTGTCCATTTCTTCTGATCATCCTTGAGATGGTTCTGCACCTTCATttgagtccagctgtgtttgattatACTGATTGGACTTGATTAGGAAAGCCACACACCTGTCTATATAAGCCCTTACAGCTCACAATGCATGTCAGAGCAAATGAGAATCATGAGGTCAACTACGCATTTGatttacaaatacaaaatatttacgaccacaatttgagcccatatatCTGGCTATGTTgtcagtttttttaaacatagccttaaataaaaataccagatatactgaagaaaaaaagtctAGGAAGGTTCTCCTTGCATACTTACTGTTTACGACTCCACCAGAGTAGGCATCTCTGTGTGTAGCGTGAGCGATGCCCCTACGGCCGAGCTCATACGCCTCCTCCACTGTCATGTTTTCCTTGTAGCCACTGTCCACCACACCATAGGCGTAGCTGTTTCCACAGCCAGTAGAAAACATCCGGCCAGACAGACGCGTCCCATTATCGTCCACATAGTACAGACCAGGACCCTGCAGAGCGCACAGTTaagggctcaaattgtggtcataaatattttgtacttgcaAATCAAATGTGTAgttgtgaactgagttttgtaaccgtgtaaaccaaaatatcttaacgttttttgtttgtgcatctacagatgagaatttgtgtgtgtgtgtgtgtaaaaaagatttgtttgtaaaaaatatttacgtaagttacatttcttttttgttaaggtctggttagagacacaaagaaaaaaactacgTGTAAAACTCTGCGCTCAAGTTCCCTGGCTGTTTGTGACTCTCGACTAAcgagtacgaattttgacccgatttttcttcctttcagctgattggccaatcagagaacagatgggtttggagGGGTGCTTTACTGAGCTTCAGGTCCtggaagggtaatacagtttgaagctggaggatctctatatgaATATCCCATAAGGCTCATGAAGGATGAAGGAAGGAATGAAGGAAAATGCTGGCACGTGAAAGGGCATTTACTCTTCCAGGACCTGAAGCTCAGTAAAGCACCCCACTGACACCCAAACCcttctgttctctgattggattgttaaatttgtgattgacatgacattgaccaatcagctgaacTGGGTCAAAATTGGTACTTGTAGGTTGATACTCAAACACAGCCAGGGACGTTCAGCCCAGAGTTTTACACatagttttttgctttgtatttgtaaccagaccttaacaaaaaacatctgTAACTTGCGTAAATATttttcacaaacacaaatcttttttacacacatacaaattctcatctatagatgcacaaacaaaagattttcagatattttggtttacaaggttacaaaatatttatgaccacaatttgagcccatacacAGTCTGTTATATCATCTGTAGGAATGTTATTATACAAGCTGTAGTGGACATACTGTCTTTATCTAAAGTATCTAAACACAAGCTGCTTATATTATTTACAAGCCCACAGTGTAACAACATTagctattatttttttatgtatttttccaAATTTCATTATATGGTCTATGATATCTGCAGTATACACATATTTTATTATGTCTTCTTGTATGTATGTTTTCACAATTTATGACTTGAAGGAACTATGTTCACTGCACGCTTTGAAGACTAAGCATGTCATATCTGTTTAGGTGTTATGTGCTTTacagcagtggttctcaaacttttcacaatgagtaccacctcataaaatatatatctcttgaagtaccacccttatgacccacattaaagtacagtagtataggcctatttaagaccacatacagtttacacgagacaattttatttcttatatgaatgttatttattttaactgtcataaacaggatgtgacaagtgataataataacaagtgTACTGGATTAAAACATTCACAACAGGTGGGATATCcaatctttaagtgatgacctgatgaatcctgcttctgggtccaaaccactctgcattttttaaggctgttgtgtttttaacatgttttaatgctttttattttgttctatttaatctgaacaagcccctaaaaaagtcagtgatcactgtcggcctctctcattttaaagctcagtttttaaaaccttagatgtaactacagcccagcccatgcagcagtatattattGACTAACCTTATAttgcagttgttctcctgactgaagtttggtctgtttacagcatcctgccatgcaattacatttgtccctaaccatcgggaaccctcacgttaacttttatcgagtggaaaaaagttagagttcatcctccagctttactgtgtttatattatgctaaccatagctgtgtagctagccacatagcacatcattatataccagctagcccaacttcagtaaccctacaaacgccACTGCTCTTTAGTTTTCTGCCTCcatttatgtcggaagtgatagcagagctgtacgtatTAATTTTTGCTGTGGAGGTTAAGCTGCCGGATTTCTGGCTTCACAACCCTCCTTCGTGGTTCGTGCACGTCGAGGCTCAGTTTGCTCTTCATGGCATTTCAGCCGACAACAAGAAATACCATCATGTGGTGGCCTCGCTGGATCCACTGTCCACCCGCCGTGTGATGACCCTCCTCCTGGATCCCCCTACCCCAGGGAAATACACCACTCTCAAGTCGCTGTTGCTGTGGCGCTACTCCCTCTCTGATGCAGAGTTGGCCTAgaaactcctctctctctcgGGCCTGGGTGATGGTACCACTCTAGAGCTCATGGAGAGCATGCTGTCCTTGGTATGAACGGATGACGGCGGATTCCTCTTCACTCACGTCTTCCTCCGACAGTAGACAAGAAAATGCTGCACCACTTGTTCGTCCCTTGAATTCGAGCACTGATGGCGTGTGAATCCTCCtgtctttctgttgtttttgtttttctcttcatGAACTGTAATTTATGTCCAATGAATGAGActtgttggtttgttttcttCGTCCTGCGCTGGGataattttgtttctttcttgtatttttcttttgcctctaTTGGTCAGATTGTGTTTATGAATTGGTGAAACATCAGTACTTGAAAGTGTGAAACTGCTGAACCTCAGGCTGTGTGGATGTTCGTCAGCTGGCCTCACCAACTCCCCGCTGCTGGCCACAAAGAATTGCCACTCACTTGCAGGAGAAGTGGATCGCATTCTCCTGGCTACTAGGAGCTTCGGCATCCAGGTGATAGTTCCCAACTTACTGACAGCATCTCCCGTGACCCCTCTGATTCTCCCGCGGGCCTCCGACTCATCGATGGTGGCTGGGATCGCGGCATGGCGGCACCGTGGAAAAGGGCTGTGTTTTTACCATCAGCGTTTTGGCGTCGCAGCACTGCGCTGTCTGCCGCCTTTGCAGTTTTAAGGCCCAGCGAAACAAGCCCGCCAGTGGTCGCGGCCGCTACAGAGCCGATAAGAAAAGGATGCTCTTCATAGAGGACTCACGCTCGGGGAGACGTTTTCtccggctcccagaagagcctcgGGAACTCTCGTGTCGTCTTTGCATACCTCCACAATGgtatattatttaatcttaaaaaaaaattggagaTTTCCTGCATACCACCAGAGAGAGCCCAAGTACCACTAGTGGTGCgcataccacagtttgagaaccactgctttaCTGTAAACTGCACAGACATTTTTATAGTGTAGAAAAATATCCTTCTTTTGATTAATAATGCAGTAATGATGAACATTTATATTTAGcaagagaaacacaaaaaaggaaatcacAATCTTATTTTAAACTGACAATAACATCTAATGTAaaaaagtgtcttgcccaaccCTTAAGGGGcatccacacaggaagtgatgcaTTTCTTTGTCCGTGACGGTCCTTCGCTAGCAGACATTCCAGTCTTCAGTTACCTAGGTAACCCTCTAATGTATTTGCCACCCTGTCATATGTGACTCAACACTATTCTTTTTAATCCAAACCACAATACTACAATTTACTGTACTGATACGTGAAATAGAATATTTTACAACCAAGTAGTATAACATTTGaagctctgttttgttttgttttacttgaaGTCATGAAATGAGAACATGTTTCCAGTGTGAAATGTAAAGCTCAAAGAACCAAAAACACACCTCTTTGTCCCATCCACAGATCATGCTCCCCATGGAGAGGCCCATTCCTCTGTAGCCCAGCATCATGTTAGATAACAGCTTAGAGGCAGCAGCCACAGAGATCCGGTGGTTGTTCCTCAGCCTGTAAAGTCTGGATTAAATTAGAATAAAAGAAGATACCCATTAATGAGCAAAGCAGTAGACAAAATAATCAGCCATATACAATAGGTGCTCAAGATTAGCCTAAATTTGTAGTCTACTGGAAAATACTCAAAAcagtatttttcttcttctaattaaatgaaaaatatttctgcacattttaaaaaattttttactTGATAAtcattttagtttaaaaaaatcggCATTAATTGTGTTTCAAAAAGCTATACAGTATAATACTCAGAGTCTTCTCACATGCCcaattcaaaaaataaaaaaggtgggatgctgtgtaaaagggaaataaaaacagacttcaatttgcaaatctcatacaGCTATATTTTATTGATAACAGAACATAAAAACatcaaatgtatatatatatatatatatatatatacatatatacatatatatatatatatatatatacatatatatatatatatatatatatatatatatatatatatatatatatacatatacatacatacatatatatatatatatatatatatatatatatacatatacatatatatatatatatatatatatatatatatatatatatatatatatatatatatatatatatacatatatatatatatatatatatatatatatatatatatatatatatatatatatatatatatatatatatatatatatatatatatatatatatatatatatatatatatatatatatatatatacatatatatatatatatatatacatacatatatatatatatatatatatacatatataaggtTCTAAAATTCTGAAactgatggcagcaacacgTCTCAAAAAGTTAGGAGAGAGCATATTTACCATTACCccttttcttttaacaacagtccGTAAATgtctgggaactgaggagacttTTTGGAGTGGAAATCTTGTCCCATTTTTGTCTGATAGAAGCTCTAGCTGCTCAACAGCCCTGGATcctctttgttgtatttttcatttcatgacgcaccaaatgttttcagctggtGCTTTCACCTGGGCTGCATGCAGACCATTTCAGTTCTACTGTGAAGCCATGTGGTTTTAATAGATGTAGTATAAAGTTTAGTATTGTCTTGTTGAAATGAAGACGTTCCCTGAAATCCTTGCCTGGGTAACAGCACATGTTGCTCTAATACTTGTATAAATCTTTTAGCATTGATGCTACCTTTCAAGATGTGTGTAAGTTGCTAATTCTATAAGTCCTAATGAAGCCCCATACCATGAGAGAAATTAGTTGCAAAATGCTCCTCCAGCTATTTTGTTTTGTGCGACACTTTTCTAGTCTTTTGTTGCCCCTATCCCAACTTTCATGAGACATCCTGGTACCAAAAAGGgtatcaaattcaaaataagcAAGTATTTTTCATAAAACGTCTGAATGTAAACATCtgatatatttttgtgttatagtgtggaaaaaaaacatgggattttgtttttatttacattttactagGGATGTCCTCTTTAGcatagggatttgtgttggtgtgtgagaGTGTAGCCTGTAgatttatattgttaactggACATAGTGTtatcagtgggagaaacattttgtcactcaagTGATGgcacaaacagagaaacatagtgtacgctgttaagtgccaggaggattgccatgatttatacatcggggaaaccaaacaacctctggcgacaGGGATACAACGCAGGGATACaaaggccagtggacactctttcaatgatgaggatgtacacatcctggacagtgaggaacgctggtttgagcgcggagtcaaggaggccatttacgtgaaaagggaaagaccatctctgaatcgaggagggggcctaagggtacatctgtcaccatcttacaatgctgtgattgcagccattccccaactctctgtgaatggtactcatggccattgatcagtggttgttgatcaatgagctttgatcatggatcaatggtcatgacaatttgcatattaatgaccaAGGAACTGACcgtcagtgggctggtttcagtcattatgcaaatgtactgtttataagattggggaaacctgcagtcagctgggactgaagaagtcacttggatgagtgacaaaacgtttctcccactgaaaactctacgtccagatgaacagaatcaacttttggggatttacttacctggatgattgagaatgcattaaaacatttcaagtgtcttctttcctttttcaagTCATGAAACTCCAAAATATGAGCCAGATAAAATTCTTTAGCATACAATCTGGCTACAATACACTATTAAAGCTGAGAAAGATCATGCATTAAAGTGGTCAAATAAACAGTTGAGCCAAATAAAGTTGCAAACTGGCAGGATAATTATTATGTTTCACTATACCCCACCTATGAGATGGGGTGTGTGAGCGTTAGTCATATCATGATTGTTTAGCAGAACTTAAACCTTTTGTACTAAGAGtccatgaaaaagaaagaaaattatatCATTAAAGCCTCTTTTAGCAATATgtgaaattaataataaaacacaagagAACAGACCTGCACTCTTTGGCCAGTAGTCTCTCCCAGTACTGACAGTCTGCAGCGCTGCCTGACATGGTGCCCAGCAGGTACGGGTTGATCTCTATCACCTTGTTCACATCATTGGATGCTGCAGAGATGTGACAAGTTCAGAAAAAGGAAATATTTTGTCATCAGGGCTACATGTTGAAACATGTAAACAAACT
Protein-coding sequences here:
- the LOC116324042 gene encoding proteasome subunit beta type-8-like; the protein is MSGSAADCQYWERLLAKECRLYRLRNNHRISVAAASKLLSNMMLGYRGMGLSMGSMICGWDKEGPGLYYVDDNGTRLSGRMFSTGCGNSYAYGVVDSGYKENMTVEEAYELGRRGIAHATHRDAYSGGVVNMYHMQEDGWIKVCKEDVSELIHKYRKGMF